The following are from one region of the Streptomyces decoyicus genome:
- a CDS encoding alpha/beta fold hydrolase: MTKHSTSSARLAPPVGGFQEIEGRRVFVHRSGSGGPAVVFLPGASAVGLDYFGVQQGVSQFTTAVVYDRGGTGYSDPLPLPRTAAAVATELRELLRAQDIAAPYVLVPHSLGGFYAHRFAQLYPQDVAGLVWLDAFHRDWDDFMPPAAALAAVEQMAPDREQLEKMRPALREMSAELLAGYPEHVRQALVEAKVSDEWTDVGIAERTKLAALAAELRDGPGLPDVPVVALSVVGTDPGRQALASERTLQEMKDGRTRLDAALVSAVSHGEQRILCDTAHHRLCFDRPDAVVQAIRDVVDRAARA, from the coding sequence ATGACGAAGCACAGCACTTCCTCGGCCCGGCTCGCGCCGCCGGTCGGAGGGTTCCAGGAGATCGAGGGCCGTCGCGTTTTCGTGCACCGGTCGGGCAGCGGCGGGCCGGCCGTGGTGTTCCTGCCGGGCGCAAGCGCGGTGGGCCTGGACTATTTCGGCGTCCAGCAGGGCGTTTCGCAGTTCACCACCGCCGTGGTGTACGACCGCGGCGGCACGGGCTACAGCGATCCTCTCCCGCTGCCGCGCACTGCCGCCGCGGTCGCCACGGAACTGCGTGAGCTGCTGCGCGCCCAGGACATCGCCGCCCCTTACGTTCTGGTGCCGCACTCCCTCGGCGGCTTCTACGCGCATCGGTTCGCGCAGCTCTACCCGCAGGACGTGGCCGGGCTGGTCTGGTTGGACGCCTTCCACCGCGACTGGGACGACTTCATGCCGCCCGCGGCTGCTCTGGCCGCGGTCGAGCAGATGGCACCTGACCGGGAGCAGCTGGAGAAGATGCGACCGGCCCTGCGCGAGATGAGCGCCGAGTTGCTCGCGGGCTATCCGGAGCATGTGCGGCAGGCGCTGGTCGAGGCCAAGGTCAGTGACGAATGGACCGACGTCGGTATCGCCGAACGCACCAAGCTTGCCGCACTCGCCGCCGAACTGCGCGATGGGCCGGGCCTTCCCGACGTCCCGGTGGTTGCTCTCTCCGTAGTGGGCACCGACCCCGGCCGGCAGGCGCTGGCGTCGGAGCGGACGTTGCAGGAGATGAAGGACGGCCGGACGAGACTGGACGCGGCGCTGGTGAGCGCGGTTTCGCACGGGGAGCAGCGCATCCTCTGCGACACCGCCCACCACCGTCTCTGCTTCGACCGCCCCGATGCCGTGGTCCAGGCGATCCGCGACGTCGTCGACCGGGCGGCCCGCGCCTAG